In a single window of the Alphaproteobacteria bacterium LSUCC0684 genome:
- a CDS encoding acetolactate synthase 3 large subunit, with the protein MTGKTENTASDTAAETMTISGAEAILRVLEDEGVEVIFGYPGGAVLPIYDAIFKSNAIRHVLVRHEQAAVHAAEGYARSTGKTGVVLVTSGPGATNAVTGLTDALMDSIPVLCLTGQVPTHLIGNDAFQEADTTGITRPCTKHNYLVKDSTRLCATLREAFHVASTGRPGPVVVDLPKDIQLADVTLTPARVEETTRRYKPRTTPDKALIREAAEMLASARQPVIYGGGGIINAGPKASDRLRELVALTGFPTTLTLMGLGTLPASDSHFLGMLGMHGTYEANLAMYNCDVMLNIGARFDDRVTGKTSEFSPGSKRIHIDIDPSSINKNIQVDLPIVGDAGEAIEMLIKELKAIKFAPDKTALDAWWKKINSWKSINCLGYDQSDKIIKPQYAIHRLWEKTKGMDAFVTTEVGQHQMWAAQYFGFENPNRWMTSGGLGTMGYGLPAAMGVQIGNPDGLVIDISGEASFMMNMQELSTLAQYNLPVKVFIINNEWMGMVRQWQELIHGGRYSESYSESLPDFIKLADCFGMTGLRAESVDDLDSVIDEMLATNGPVLADIRVAKEENCFPMIPSGAAHNQMLLGPQDKVAAPVSEEGMVLV; encoded by the coding sequence ATGACCGGCAAGACCGAAAATACCGCCAGCGATACCGCGGCAGAGACCATGACCATTTCCGGCGCCGAGGCTATCCTCCGGGTACTGGAAGATGAGGGCGTTGAGGTCATTTTCGGCTATCCCGGCGGGGCAGTCCTTCCTATCTATGATGCGATTTTCAAAAGCAACGCGATCCGCCATGTTCTGGTTCGCCATGAGCAGGCGGCGGTTCACGCTGCCGAGGGCTATGCCCGCTCCACCGGCAAGACGGGCGTCGTTCTCGTGACCTCCGGCCCCGGGGCGACGAACGCCGTGACCGGGCTTACCGATGCGCTCATGGACTCGATCCCTGTCTTATGTCTGACCGGGCAGGTGCCAACGCATCTGATCGGCAATGACGCGTTCCAGGAAGCCGATACGACGGGCATTACCCGCCCCTGCACCAAGCATAATTATCTGGTCAAGGACAGCACCAGGCTCTGCGCCACGCTGCGGGAGGCTTTCCACGTCGCCTCGACCGGGCGGCCAGGGCCGGTGGTGGTTGATCTGCCCAAGGATATCCAGCTTGCCGATGTCACCCTGACCCCGGCCCGGGTTGAGGAGACGACACGCCGCTACAAGCCGCGGACAACACCCGATAAGGCATTGATCCGCGAGGCGGCGGAAATGCTGGCCTCGGCCAGGCAGCCGGTGATCTACGGCGGCGGCGGCATCATCAATGCCGGTCCGAAAGCCTCCGACCGTCTTCGTGAACTTGTAGCCCTTACCGGATTTCCGACAACCCTGACCCTGATGGGGCTTGGTACCCTGCCGGCATCGGACAGCCATTTTCTCGGCATGCTGGGGATGCATGGCACCTATGAGGCCAATCTGGCCATGTATAACTGCGATGTGATGCTCAATATCGGTGCCCGTTTCGACGACAGGGTGACCGGCAAGACGAGTGAGTTTTCTCCCGGCTCAAAGCGGATCCATATCGATATTGATCCGTCCTCCATCAACAAGAACATTCAGGTCGATCTGCCGATTGTCGGCGACGCGGGTGAGGCGATCGAGATGCTGATCAAGGAACTCAAGGCGATAAAATTTGCGCCGGACAAAACCGCGCTTGACGCCTGGTGGAAGAAAATCAACAGCTGGAAGTCGATCAACTGCCTTGGATATGATCAGTCCGACAAGATCATCAAGCCGCAATATGCCATCCACCGCCTCTGGGAAAAGACGAAAGGCATGGATGCCTTCGTGACAACCGAAGTCGGCCAGCATCAGATGTGGGCGGCGCAGTATTTCGGCTTTGAGAACCCGAACCGCTGGATGACGTCGGGCGGGCTCGGCACCATGGGTTACGGCCTTCCGGCGGCCATGGGGGTTCAGATCGGCAACCCGGACGGGCTGGTGATTGATATTTCGGGCGAAGCATCGTTCATGATGAACATGCAGGAGCTTTCAACCCTCGCGCAGTACAATCTGCCGGTGAAGGTGTTCATCATCAATAACGAATGGATGGGCATGGTCCGCCAGTGGCAGGAGTTGATCCATGGCGGGCGGTATTCCGAAAGCTATTCGGAATCCCTGCCGGATTTCATCAAGCTTGCGGATTGTTTTGGCATGACCGGCCTTCGCGCGGAAAGCGTTGATGATCTCGACAGCGTGATTGATGAAATGCTCGCAACCAACGGCCCGGTTCTCGCCGATATCCGTGTTGCCAAGGAAGAAAACTGTTTCCCGATGATCCCGTCGGGTGCGGCGCATAATCAAATGCTTCTCGGGCCGCAGGACAAGGTGGCAGCACCGGTCTCCGAAGAAGGCATGGTTCTGGTTTAG
- the hflC gene encoding protease modulator HflC — protein MKTSTVSIIVLVVLGFLGINSLFVVEQTQQGIVLQFGEPKRTIQEPGLNWKLPFIQNVVFYENRVLSMVSSDSEEVILADQKRLEVDTYARFRIMDPLLFYQTVRNVRGVEQRLDAMIDSSVRRVLGGETLLSILSDARSEIIRSIREEVNLSAESLGLEIVDVRIRRADYPDATSQNIFNRMKSEREREAKEFRATGEEEAQKIRADADKQRTVMLAEARRESEIERGEGDAKSIRIYADAFGEDEEFFAFYRSMQAYRESFRQDGTSLVISPDSEFFRFFGNKSGVAR, from the coding sequence ATGAAAACATCTACCGTCTCGATTATCGTTCTTGTTGTTCTTGGTTTTCTCGGTATCAACAGTCTTTTTGTTGTTGAGCAGACCCAGCAGGGTATTGTGCTTCAGTTTGGTGAGCCCAAGCGAACCATTCAGGAGCCCGGGCTCAACTGGAAACTGCCTTTTATCCAGAACGTCGTCTTTTATGAAAACCGGGTACTCTCCATGGTTTCTTCCGACAGCGAGGAAGTCATCCTCGCCGATCAGAAGCGACTTGAAGTCGATACCTATGCCCGGTTCCGCATCATGGACCCGCTGCTGTTTTATCAGACCGTCCGGAATGTTCGCGGTGTTGAACAGCGTCTTGATGCCATGATCGACTCATCCGTGCGCCGTGTGCTCGGGGGTGAAACCCTGCTCAGCATCCTCTCGGATGCCCGGAGTGAGATTATCCGCTCCATCCGGGAGGAGGTTAATCTTTCGGCGGAAAGCCTCGGGCTTGAGATTGTCGATGTCCGGATCAGGCGTGCGGACTACCCCGATGCTACGTCCCAGAATATTTTCAACCGGATGAAATCCGAACGTGAGCGTGAAGCCAAGGAATTCCGCGCCACCGGTGAGGAAGAAGCCCAGAAAATCCGCGCCGATGCCGACAAGCAGCGGACAGTTATGCTGGCTGAAGCCCGCCGCGAAAGCGAAATCGAACGTGGTGAGGGTGACGCGAAATCCATCCGTATCTATGCCGATGCCTTTGGCGAGGATGAGGAATTCTTCGCCTTCTACCGGTCCATGCAGGCCTATCGCGAAAGCTTCCGCCAGGATGGAACCTCACTTGTGATCTCGCCGGACAGCGAATTCTTCCGCTTCTTCGGCAATAAATCCGGCGTAGCCAGATAA
- the ilvC gene encoding ketol-acid reductoisomerase, producing MRVYYDRDADVNLIKSKKVCIVGYGSQGHAHAANLKDSGVAEVAVALREGSSSRKKAVEAGFKVMTVKEAAGWADLLMMLTPDELQAEIYEEEIAGNMRPGSALAFAHGLNVHFDLIVPASDVDVIMIAPKGPGHTVRGEYVKGGGVPCLLAVHQDASGNAHDLGLSYASAIGGGRSGVIETSFRQECETDLFGEQAVLCGGLCELIKAGFDTLVDAGYDPEMAYFECLHEVKLIVDLIYEGGIANMNYSISNTAEYGEYVSGPRVITDETRQAMRDILDDIQSGRFTRDWMLENKARQSSFKAMRRNAADHRIEAVGETLRGMMPWIGANRLVDKSKN from the coding sequence ATGCGGGTCTATTATGATCGTGATGCCGATGTCAATCTTATCAAATCCAAGAAAGTCTGTATTGTCGGCTATGGCTCACAGGGCCACGCCCATGCGGCCAACCTGAAGGACAGCGGTGTTGCCGAAGTTGCGGTTGCCCTGCGCGAAGGATCGTCGAGCCGGAAGAAGGCCGTCGAAGCCGGGTTCAAGGTCATGACGGTCAAGGAAGCCGCCGGATGGGCAGATCTGCTCATGATGCTGACGCCGGATGAACTTCAGGCAGAGATCTACGAAGAAGAGATTGCCGGCAATATGCGTCCGGGTTCCGCGCTCGCCTTTGCCCATGGCCTCAATGTTCATTTTGACCTGATCGTTCCCGCAAGCGACGTTGACGTGATCATGATCGCCCCCAAGGGCCCGGGCCATACGGTTCGCGGCGAATATGTCAAGGGTGGCGGCGTGCCGTGTCTGCTTGCCGTGCATCAGGATGCTTCGGGCAATGCCCATGATCTTGGTCTTTCCTATGCGTCGGCCATTGGTGGCGGTCGTTCCGGCGTCATTGAAACCAGTTTCCGTCAGGAATGCGAAACCGATCTTTTCGGTGAGCAGGCGGTCCTCTGCGGCGGCCTGTGTGAGCTGATCAAGGCCGGTTTCGATACGCTCGTTGATGCCGGATATGATCCGGAAATGGCGTATTTTGAGTGTCTCCATGAAGTCAAACTCATCGTTGACCTCATCTACGAAGGCGGGATCGCCAACATGAACTATTCCATTTCCAACACCGCGGAATATGGTGAATATGTCTCCGGCCCGCGGGTGATCACCGATGAGACACGTCAGGCCATGCGTGATATTCTCGATGATATCCAGTCCGGCCGCTTCACCCGTGACTGGATGCTGGAAAACAAGGCCCGCCAGTCCAGCTTCAAGGCGATGCGCCGAAATGCTGCCGATCACCGGATCGAGGCCGTGGGTGAAACCCTGCGCGGGATGATGCCATGGATTGGCGCAAACCGCCTGGTGGATAAATCCAAAAACTAA
- the serB gene encoding phosphoserine phosphatase SerB yields MQYVAILTTSETTPLPVSAETDLARALSAQGAEVGDGHLLWPGLAVEIHIECRSPLKGAELNLPFPADINILPSAGRRKSLLIADMDSTIITSESLDDLARLSGKGDDVAAITARSIRGELDFSASLMERVRMIGGQPDHLIRQIINEVEYTPGAEVLLATMKAHGAHAILASGGFTFLTRIVAQKLGFDEHYANELIIRDGLITGEVALPILDQNAKATRLEVATRELGLRPDDVATIGDGANDRGMTMAAGLGVAYRGKPALKDVADACLDHADLRGLLWLQGYDKTEMVLP; encoded by the coding sequence ATGCAATATGTCGCGATCCTCACCACGTCCGAGACCACCCCCCTGCCCGTATCGGCAGAGACAGATCTTGCCCGGGCGCTGAGCGCGCAAGGGGCGGAGGTCGGCGATGGCCACCTCCTCTGGCCCGGGCTTGCGGTTGAGATTCATATTGAGTGTAGATCACCGCTTAAAGGCGCGGAGCTCAACCTGCCCTTCCCGGCTGATATCAATATTCTGCCTTCGGCAGGGCGGCGGAAATCTCTCCTGATTGCGGATATGGACAGCACGATCATCACGTCGGAATCCCTTGATGATCTGGCCCGCCTCAGCGGCAAAGGTGACGACGTCGCGGCGATTACCGCCAGATCCATTCGCGGCGAACTTGATTTTTCCGCGTCCCTCATGGAACGGGTCCGGATGATTGGCGGCCAGCCCGACCACCTGATCCGGCAGATCATCAATGAGGTTGAATACACCCCCGGGGCCGAGGTTTTGCTGGCCACGATGAAAGCCCATGGCGCCCATGCGATCCTGGCATCGGGCGGATTCACCTTCCTGACACGGATCGTTGCGCAAAAACTCGGTTTTGATGAGCATTACGCTAATGAGCTTATCATCAGGGACGGGCTGATCACCGGTGAGGTTGCGCTCCCCATCCTTGACCAGAACGCCAAGGCGACACGTCTTGAAGTGGCGACACGCGAGCTCGGCCTCCGCCCGGATGACGTCGCCACGATCGGTGATGGCGCCAATGATCGGGGCATGACCATGGCAGCAGGGCTTGGCGTTGCCTATAGAGGAAAGCCGGCCCTTAAAGACGTGGCCGACGCCTGCCTTGACCACGCGGATCTGCGCGGCCTCCTGTGGCTGCAAGGATATGACAAGACCGAAATGGTGCTGCCCTGA
- the miaA gene encoding tRNA (adenosine(37)-N6)-dimethylallyltransferase MiaA produces the protein MEENRPVIILAGPTASGKSALALNLAMRGDGEIVNADSMQVYRDLPCLTAVPSMAEREAVPHHNYAVLDGAERCSVARWLDMTRKTVAEIRGRGRVPVLVGGTGLYIRAALSGITPLPDIPPEIRDKATALHRELGGRAFREKLAAYDPDLAGRLEDGDSQRLVRGMEVAMATGQKLSELQQAPPEGALPGPFQTVLVMPERAELYARIDARLPRMLENGAIDEARRFAARDLDPSLPLMKAVGLPPLLEFTRGLLSQEEAAQLACRDTRRYAKRQITWFRHQFSAMFCEKSRFGEQYSESFFDKILSKVVFKG, from the coding sequence ATGGAAGAAAATCGCCCTGTCATCATTCTTGCCGGCCCCACCGCCAGCGGTAAATCCGCGCTGGCGCTCAACCTCGCGATGCGGGGTGATGGCGAGATCGTCAATGCCGACAGCATGCAGGTATATCGTGACCTGCCCTGCTTGACCGCTGTTCCCTCCATGGCGGAAAGAGAGGCGGTGCCACATCACAATTATGCCGTCCTTGATGGCGCCGAGCGCTGCTCGGTGGCGCGCTGGCTCGACATGACACGCAAGACCGTCGCTGAAATCCGTGGCCGGGGGCGCGTGCCGGTACTTGTCGGCGGCACCGGGCTTTATATAAGGGCGGCGCTTTCCGGTATCACGCCTCTTCCCGATATTCCGCCTGAAATCCGCGACAAGGCCACCGCCTTGCATCGTGAACTTGGGGGCAGGGCCTTTCGGGAAAAGCTGGCCGCCTACGACCCTGACCTTGCCGGACGGCTTGAGGACGGCGACAGCCAAAGGCTGGTGCGGGGCATGGAAGTCGCCATGGCCACCGGCCAGAAGCTCAGCGAATTGCAGCAGGCCCCGCCCGAAGGCGCGCTGCCCGGCCCGTTTCAGACGGTGCTGGTGATGCCGGAGCGGGCGGAACTCTACGCCAGAATTGACGCCCGCCTTCCCCGGATGCTGGAAAACGGCGCGATTGACGAAGCCAGAAGATTTGCCGCGCGTGATCTTGATCCGTCCCTGCCGTTGATGAAAGCCGTCGGCCTGCCGCCGCTGCTGGAGTTCACCCGGGGCCTCTTGTCGCAGGAAGAGGCGGCCCAACTTGCCTGCCGCGACACCCGCCGCTACGCCAAACGGCAGATCACCTGGTTCCGGCATCAGTTTTCAGCCATGTTTTGTGAAAAATCCCGGTTCGGTGAGCAATATTCGGAAAGTTTTTTTGATAAAATCTTGTCAAAAGTTGTTTTTAAGGGTTGA
- the ilvN gene encoding acetolactate synthase small subunit: protein MSQNLAEARHTISVLVDNEPGVLARVIGLFSGRGYNIESLTVSEVDRVHHISRISIVTRGTPMVIEQIKAQLNRIVPVHLVRDLTSGGDHIERELALVKLMNTGDERIEALRIADTFRARTLDSTLKSFVFEITGSSSKVEAFVDLMASLGEVEVARTGVSAISRGAIADMPISLKTDG from the coding sequence ATGTCGCAGAATTTGGCCGAAGCCCGGCACACGATTTCCGTTCTTGTTGATAACGAACCAGGTGTTCTGGCCCGGGTGATCGGCTTGTTTTCCGGTCGCGGGTACAATATCGAAAGCCTGACGGTTTCCGAAGTCGACCGGGTCCATCATATCTCCCGGATTTCCATCGTCACCCGGGGCACCCCGATGGTGATCGAACAGATCAAAGCCCAGCTCAACCGGATCGTGCCGGTGCATCTGGTGCGGGACCTGACAAGCGGCGGCGACCATATCGAACGTGAACTGGCGCTGGTCAAACTCATGAATACAGGGGATGAACGCATCGAAGCCCTCAGGATTGCGGATACGTTCCGTGCCCGGACACTTGACAGCACGCTGAAATCCTTTGTCTTTGAAATTACCGGAAGCAGCTCAAAGGTAGAAGCTTTCGTTGATCTGATGGCATCACTTGGGGAAGTGGAAGTGGCGCGTACCGGCGTTTCCGCGATTTCCCGCGGTGCCATAGCTGACATGCCGATCAGTCTCAAGACTGATGGCTGA
- a CDS encoding rod shape-determining protein produces the protein MLNAIRGLFSADLAIDLGTANTLVYVKGRGIILNEPSVVAIAQIRGKQQVLAVGEEAKVMLGKTPGNIRAIRPMADGVIADFEVAEEMIKHFIRKVNGKMPLSSPQVIICVPSGSTAVERRAIQESAESAGARRVYLIEEPMAAAIGAGLPVTEPSGSMVVDIGGGTTEVAIISLGNIVYAHSVRVGGDKFDEALINYMRRTHNLLIGESTAERIKKEIGIACKPQGTNGQKISVRGRDLVNGVPKEIRINQVQVADALSDSIRQIIEGVKVALEQTPPELAADIVEKGIVMTGGGSLLAEIDTVLRDSTGLAVSIAEDPLTCVALGTGRCLEEMRTLQNVLVGA, from the coding sequence ATGCTAAACGCTATCAGAGGATTGTTTTCGGCTGATCTTGCGATCGATCTCGGAACAGCGAACACGCTTGTCTATGTCAAGGGACGCGGGATCATTCTTAATGAGCCTTCCGTGGTGGCCATCGCCCAGATCCGTGGCAAGCAGCAGGTTCTGGCGGTTGGCGAAGAGGCCAAGGTCATGCTGGGCAAGACACCTGGAAACATCCGCGCGATCCGCCCCATGGCAGATGGCGTGATTGCGGATTTTGAAGTCGCCGAAGAAATGATCAAGCATTTCATCCGCAAGGTGAACGGCAAAATGCCGCTTTCAAGCCCCCAGGTCATCATCTGCGTGCCCTCCGGGTCGACGGCGGTTGAGCGGCGGGCCATTCAGGAATCCGCTGAAAGTGCAGGCGCAAGACGTGTCTACCTGATCGAAGAGCCGATGGCAGCGGCTATTGGTGCAGGCCTGCCGGTGACGGAACCGTCCGGGTCCATGGTGGTGGATATCGGTGGCGGGACGACCGAAGTTGCCATCATTTCTCTTGGAAATATTGTCTATGCCCATTCCGTTCGCGTCGGTGGCGACAAGTTTGATGAAGCGCTGATCAATTACATGCGGCGCACGCATAATCTCCTGATCGGGGAGTCGACCGCGGAACGCATCAAGAAAGAGATCGGGATTGCCTGCAAACCTCAGGGTACAAACGGCCAGAAAATCTCGGTCCGGGGTCGCGATCTCGTCAACGGCGTGCCGAAGGAGATCCGGATCAACCAGGTGCAGGTTGCCGATGCGCTGTCCGATTCCATCCGCCAGATCATCGAGGGCGTGAAAGTCGCGCTCGAACAGACTCCTCCCGAACTTGCGGCAGATATCGTGGAAAAAGGCATTGTCATGACAGGTGGCGGCAGTCTCCTTGCCGAGATTGACACCGTGCTCAGGGATTCAACCGGCCTTGCCGTTTCCATTGCTGAAGATCCGCTGACATGTGTTGCTCTCGGAACCGGACGTTGCCTTGAAGAAATGCGGACCTTGCAGAACGTATTGGTTGGCGCATAA
- a CDS encoding DegQ family serine endoprotease translates to MMLLTTPIHIFSFARMRLAVGTMAMLFMVAWIIPVSAADRPESFADLAEQLSPAVVNISTTTVIQNQNNNFPQFPPGSPFEDFLEEFRNRDSKRQAQALGSGFIVDPKGIVVTNNHVIEEADEIRVTLWNDETYDAELLGRDPKTDIAVLKIDPKGKELQAVSFGNSDKLRVGDWVLAIGNPFGLGGTVTAGIVSARGRDIGSGPYDDFIQTDASINRGNSGGPLFNLDGEVVGINTAIFSQTGGSVGIGFAIASNLAGNVVTQLEEYGRTRRGWLGVFIQEITPDIAESLGLENENGALVSSVHPDGPADAGGVRAGDVVLRFDGKVIEDMRSLPRIVAETSIGKEVEVDVLREGKPLTLKITLGELEQAEKNGLLSGGVQRQDSPHDFASLGFSVAPIDDAARKEYELPEEVNGNPLNGVIVTEVVDGSPAAVRGITRGDVIRRIGQTQIMMVKDLTEGIREAREQKKSSVLLLVRRGGRERFVAIPLE, encoded by the coding sequence ATGATGCTACTGACGACACCAATCCATATATTTTCCTTTGCCCGGATGCGTCTTGCGGTCGGGACGATGGCAATGTTGTTCATGGTGGCCTGGATCATTCCCGTATCCGCGGCGGACCGCCCGGAAAGTTTTGCCGATCTGGCCGAACAGCTCAGCCCCGCGGTGGTCAATATCTCAACCACCACCGTTATTCAGAATCAGAACAACAATTTCCCGCAATTCCCGCCCGGCTCGCCGTTTGAGGATTTTCTTGAAGAATTCCGCAACCGTGACAGCAAGCGCCAGGCCCAGGCTCTTGGGTCCGGCTTCATTGTGGATCCGAAAGGAATTGTCGTTACCAACAACCACGTCATCGAAGAAGCGGATGAAATCCGCGTGACGCTATGGAACGATGAGACCTATGATGCCGAACTTCTCGGCCGCGATCCCAAGACCGATATCGCGGTGCTCAAGATCGATCCCAAGGGCAAGGAGCTTCAGGCGGTATCCTTCGGGAACAGCGACAAGCTGCGTGTCGGGGACTGGGTGCTGGCCATCGGCAACCCCTTTGGTCTTGGGGGCACGGTGACCGCGGGCATAGTCTCTGCCCGGGGCAGGGATATCGGCTCCGGCCCCTATGATGATTTCATTCAGACCGATGCGTCGATCAACCGCGGCAATTCCGGCGGCCCGCTCTTCAATCTTGATGGTGAGGTTGTCGGGATAAACACCGCCATTTTCTCGCAGACCGGCGGGTCGGTCGGGATCGGTTTTGCGATTGCCTCCAATCTTGCCGGCAATGTGGTAACCCAGCTTGAGGAATATGGCCGCACCCGCCGGGGATGGCTCGGGGTCTTCATTCAGGAAATCACCCCGGATATCGCCGAAAGCCTTGGCCTTGAAAATGAAAACGGCGCCCTTGTGTCATCGGTTCATCCCGATGGTCCCGCCGATGCGGGCGGCGTCCGCGCCGGTGACGTGGTGCTGCGCTTTGACGGCAAGGTGATTGAGGATATGCGTAGCCTGCCGCGCATTGTCGCCGAGACCTCGATCGGCAAGGAAGTCGAGGTCGATGTCCTGCGTGAAGGCAAGCCCCTGACTCTGAAAATCACCCTTGGTGAGCTGGAACAGGCGGAAAAGAACGGCCTGCTTTCAGGCGGGGTCCAGCGGCAGGACAGCCCCCATGATTTCGCCAGCCTCGGCTTTTCTGTCGCGCCGATCGATGATGCGGCAAGAAAGGAGTACGAGTTGCCTGAGGAAGTCAACGGCAATCCGCTCAACGGCGTCATCGTCACCGAAGTTGTCGATGGAAGCCCGGCGGCGGTACGCGGAATTACCAGGGGCGATGTTATCCGGCGGATCGGCCAGACCCAGATCATGATGGTCAAGGATCTGACCGAAGGCATCAGGGAAGCGCGGGAGCAGAAGAAATCCTCGGTCCTTCTTCTGGTTCGTCGCGGCGGCCGGGAGCGGTTTGTCGCAATCCCCCTCGAATAG
- the hflK gene encoding FtsH protease activity modulator HflK, with protein sequence MPWNNQGNGDGGGPWGSGPKKPGGGSPFGGNRPPEFDDVLREGRERFTKMVPGGIGSKRTIQLILLVLFTLWLLSGFYRVNPQQQGVVLRFGEWTATTSPGLHYHLPYPIETVLTPEVTRDNRIDIGFQNLGRGGANTRRDIPSESQMITGDENIVDIDFVVFWRIGDAGQFLFNLADPEETTKVAAESVMREIVGGVDIQFALTDGRQQIQSEAKTRLQDLLNEYEAGVIVREVQLLAVDPPRDVIDAFNEVQRARQDKDRLKNEAEAYRNDVVPRARGEAARIIAEAEAYAAQVVSQAEGDASRFRQVYSAYLANKDVTKERIYIETLEEILSNVDKVIIDQGTGGPGVVPYLALPEINKKTP encoded by the coding sequence ATGCCCTGGAACAATCAAGGAAATGGCGATGGCGGCGGCCCATGGGGAAGTGGACCGAAAAAGCCAGGTGGAGGATCACCCTTCGGTGGCAATCGCCCCCCGGAATTCGATGACGTGTTGCGCGAAGGCAGGGAACGCTTCACCAAAATGGTTCCAGGCGGTATCGGCAGCAAGCGTACGATCCAGCTTATTCTCCTTGTGCTTTTTACGCTCTGGCTTCTGTCCGGCTTTTACCGCGTCAATCCGCAGCAGCAGGGCGTGGTCCTGCGTTTTGGAGAATGGACGGCAACAACGTCGCCCGGCCTCCATTATCATCTTCCCTATCCGATAGAAACCGTCCTGACCCCTGAGGTCACCCGCGACAACCGTATCGATATCGGGTTTCAGAATCTGGGCCGGGGCGGGGCCAATACCCGCCGTGACATCCCTTCCGAAAGCCAGATGATCACCGGTGATGAGAATATCGTTGATATTGATTTCGTGGTTTTCTGGCGTATTGGTGATGCCGGGCAGTTCCTTTTCAATCTCGCCGATCCGGAAGAAACGACAAAGGTTGCCGCTGAAAGCGTGATGCGTGAAATTGTCGGCGGCGTCGATATCCAGTTTGCCCTCACCGATGGCCGCCAGCAGATCCAGTCCGAAGCCAAGACCCGCCTGCAGGATCTGCTGAATGAATACGAAGCCGGCGTGATTGTTCGTGAGGTGCAGCTTCTGGCCGTCGATCCCCCTCGTGACGTTATCGATGCCTTCAACGAAGTTCAGCGTGCGCGTCAGGACAAGGACCGGCTCAAGAACGAGGCGGAAGCCTACCGCAACGATGTCGTGCCCCGGGCCCGAGGTGAAGCCGCGCGCATCATTGCCGAAGCTGAGGCATATGCCGCCCAGGTGGTCAGCCAGGCCGAAGGTGATGCGTCACGCTTCCGTCAGGTGTATTCGGCCTATCTTGCCAACAAGGACGTGACCAAGGAACGCATCTATATCGAAACCCTTGAGGAAATTCTCTCCAATGTCGACAAGGTGATCATCGATCAGGGTACAGGTGGCCCTGGCGTGGTGCCGTATCTCGCCCTTCCTGAAATCAACAAGAAGACCCCGTAG